The Theobroma cacao cultivar B97-61/B2 chromosome 1, Criollo_cocoa_genome_V2, whole genome shotgun sequence genome contains the following window.
TTATTGCAGCACTTCCTTGCCTAAGAATAGCCCTTTGTATCTTTATTGCTTGTTGCATTCCAGCTTTCAGCTCATCAAGATTACTCAAGGACAGTGCATCATATGCCACCCCAAACTGCTTTGAAGCACAAGAGCCATCCGATTGCAGAAATGATTCAAGCAGTGCAGCAACTCCATATACCATGTCTGCAGCTGAAACCCTTGAAGTATAACCATGAAGACGCAAGAAACTTTTGTAGTAGAAATCATTAAGTCCATATTCAGGCAAAATTTGTTCAAATTGATCTTTCATCTTCTGCTTTACTTCATGATTCATGTACTGAAACTTCTGCTGGCAATCAACAAGTGCAAATCCCATCCGTGCAAGAAGAAGCTTAAGCTTTTTCATACCATTATCACTCCATGTCTTCAACTTAGGGGCAATGTATGAGGAACACAGCATCGAATCAAATAAATTCCACTCTCTTAACAACATAAGTCTTGGTTCTTCTTCATAGGCAATTCTTGAGGAATCAGGTGCCCGAACCTTGGTCCCATCTTTAAGAGTCACTGAAGTAACTGCATCCAAATTCCCTAAACTGGTAATATGCTGCTGAAGCTCCATAACCCCAGCTTCATACCTCTCATCTGTTAGCCTCTCATGAACAAACTGATCAGTAAGCGAAACGCAAGCTAGCCAAAGCAACTCATTTGTGTTTTTCCTCAAAGAATGTGACAAATCATACATCAAACACCCTGATGGCTTACCATGGAAAGTTCCCATCCGATAATACtccctttttaatttcttaaaacgCCGAGATGCTGGCTCTTCCTCTCCTTCTGAAGACAGTCTTCTCCTTTTCCTAGATCCATCCCTACTTCCCCCTTCCTCCTCTTCATCCCCATCCTCATCCTCGCTTTCACTATATTCATCTTCTTCACTATCCAACTCTGAGTTATGTAAACAATAGCTAGCATTTGCCAACTCCATAACTTCAAAATCATAGGCCAGATCAGCCAAGCGCTCATCATCATTTGTGTAGAGAACAACCACCTGATCATTCTCGTCACTCAAATTATGCAAGTGAATTGGCCTATGACTATCAACAACAAAAACACACGTAGCGGGTCCTAACTTAAGATCCTTCTGGAGGTCACGGTGGCATCCCCAATTAATCAAAAGTATGGTAACAGGCTCCTCAGAGGAAGAACTCAAATCAGAAGCAGCATACTTTCGGATTTCTTGAAAAGAAGAGACCGGATAACACGAGTACCGGATTGAATCAGATTCAAGAATGtggaaaatgattttgagaGCACAGAGAGAGTCCACATCGGACGCCGACGGGAAAATGAGtaaaggagagagagatgaagcCCTAACCGATTGTCGAAGCCTGGCGTAAAATGACTCTACTCTTTCCTCCCTCACCATGTTTCTTTTCCCTTAATTGGGTGctcaaatttgatgaaaaattggaAACTTTTGTTGGGTAAGTAAAAGAAAACTGGGGATTTTGGGGGAAAGCTTAAGAcccagaaagaaaaaataccCTCTTTTCTTGTACTCGCATAATTTCGCTAGATTGCATCCGGAATCTAAGATCTAAAAGAAGTAGCTCATAGTTTAATTTGATACATAAAAACTTCAATTGGGTGCAAAGAATTCTTAGAATTGAAGCAATTCCAAAcatataagaaaaagaaattacaaaattggTGGCATAATAAAACTACACAACAACAAATCCAAGAGGAGGAACACTTCACTTGAAACAAAAATGGAATAGAAGATTTGTTTAAGTACCTGGgatttgaagaagaagaaagaatggTGAGACTTCTGTGTGCCGTTTGTTTCTATTGAAAGTCAGATCTGAGAGCA
Protein-coding sequences here:
- the LOC18612744 gene encoding cell division control protein 45 homolog, which produces MVREERVESFYARLRQSVRASSLSPLLIFPSASDVDSLCALKIIFHILESDSIRYSCYPVSSFQEIRKYAASDLSSSSEEPVTILLINWGCHRDLQKDLKLGPATCVFVVDSHRPIHLHNLSDENDQVVVLYTNDDERLADLAYDFEVMELANASYCLHNSELDSEEDEYSESEDEDGDEEEEGGSRDGSRKRRRLSSEGEEEPASRRFKKLKREYYRMGTFHGKPSGCLMYDLSHSLRKNTNELLWLACVSLTDQFVHERLTDERYEAGVMELQQHITSLGNLDAVTSVTLKDGTKVRAPDSSRIAYEEEPRLMLLREWNLFDSMLCSSYIAPKLKTWSDNGMKKLKLLLARMGFALVDCQQKFQYMNHEVKQKMKDQFEQILPEYGLNDFYYKSFLRLHGYTSRVSAADMVYGVAALLESFLQSDGSCASKQFGVAYDALSLSNLDELKAGMQQAIKIQRAILRQGSAAITKSGCIRSGRKFRWVKLEDSVDTKLLGHPQALTKFCYFLMDALKEKGARMKPLLCACVWQEPAKVLIVGVCGKPRLGALQGNAFGIAFRNAAEETGAEFFHELFESSWIVLDAGAVNPFMVRLTEKL